The Athalia rosae chromosome 4, iyAthRosa1.1, whole genome shotgun sequence DNA segment ATGCTAGAATTTTCCACAGGGTAGATAGTAACTGCACAATCAATTTGCGGCAAGGTGGTTGACCTGGATTAGCATTGAGAAATAACTCCATTgctgtaattaaaaaattcatatcatGTCCGAATTTGCATTTAACCTTAGTGCTATCATCTGAATTAGGTAttatgtcgtttttttttctaatgtagAAAAATTATGGCTCGTGTTTAATATGATGATTTTAAGTCAAGTATCGGCTGATCAGAAAAACATTACCTTCTACAACCATTTCCTTATCAAGCTTCTTGCCATAATCTTTACTATACTTTTTAATAAAGCCAGTAGAAAGTCTGTAAACCTGAAACCCAGGTATACAGAATCCATAATTTTCTTTGCATTTAGCATATTTCTTCTCCTCACCAGCTCTCTTGGCTGGACCAGCAAGTGGGTCCCAGGTTTGCTTGCCAATTTTCACATCCATTACACAAGGCTCAGACATTCCTGCGGTCAAGTCCTCTAGTATGAGGAATTTCACAGCTATGGAAATGGGTGAACAAAAACTGTTAATATACTGCCCGAAATTGTTGAAGTATCATTCATATAAACAGTTATTTAGCTTAATGCACCATATTGCTTTTATGTTGTAGCAGATACTTATTCTACAATACCGGGAATCACTTTCAGTAATATCTTATCTACAATAAATGACTATCAAAGACTTTTAGGGTCTTACATTTGTTACCTAGCTTCAATTCTTTAGTCCCATAATATTGAGGTGTATATTCACGAAGTTCGTGTATTGAGGAATCCGTACTCTCTTGAAGCCTTTCATAAAAGGTAATTTCGCGTTCACCTAGGAGAGGTTTTTCAATAGGTTTATAAATCAGGCCATCCCTGCTTTTCAGCATTcctaacggaaaaaaatacaaatatgtCATTGGGACTAAAAAATTGTCTAATCACAACATTATAAACATGTATAATTACCAATGGTTCCACTACTCTCACTGAAAGCATGACCTCCAACCTGAGATTCTAATGGTGTCATACCATACGGTAATTCATATTCTATAGAAGGAGACGATATCTGACACTCAAACTTCGTAGGTCTATTACGCCAACAGGATCTACCAGGACCCTCTTGTGACATCACCAATTGATGAGGAACATCCATCTTTGTGGACAATATCAAAACAGGAAATTATCGTTTCTATAATCAAGAGTGCCCATTTTTAATTATCTGTtatcaaaaagaaaagtaaaaatacccagaaaagaaaaacagtgTATACAATACTCTATGGTAGTTCTTAGTGAAAATATCATAGCCCCTCCTACAAAAACATAATAACATCATCGACTAGCGTTTCGTCTGATTGTGGAATAGTGGATAATGGCAATTGACAACGATTAAGATTGTTTGTCAAATTTGCATAGCACATTTATCACCACTTCGTTTACACTTTAGTTTACATCACCATCCCGGTGTCCCTCATTGTGAAAACTTGCGGTCTCTGGATCTTGTGATCAGGTAGCTAAGTATGTGGATATCTGTTGATTGGGCACGCGCTGTTTAGCGTACGTGCATTCTACTCTCTTCTTAAAATGACTAGCAACGGCATCCAACAGAATCTGTAATTATCTGCGCTAAggcacacatatgtataccgccTTATTATGTAACCTCATGTAACCTGGACTGCGATGTTTTACTTTGCACATAGCAGCAGCTGCCATTGGCTGTGTTCTAATGTACTAGAAGCGCTGAAATCTAGAGAGAGAGGGACGAAGCTTGAAGAAAGTCCAGTAGTGTGATAGAGACACAAGATTACTGACAGCGCTTTCAGGAAATATCGGACGTAGCTATTACTCGAAGAACAACCACGAGCTTTTggatactgaaaaaaaaaacatgaaaaatttcaagatagCTTAAACGTCAACTCACATCtcgattacattttttttttatctaggTAATCACGCTCAATACAGAGTTTAGAAAACTCCTACTTCTAAGAAACAGTTCTAGGTTTtcattgattgaatttttcaataccaTGAAAATCACTGTAAACCTAGAATGATCATAGGCATAAAAATTAACAGCTCTGTGGTAGTacgatgaactttttttcagGTAGTTAAAGCATGGAAGATAACATATTTGATATCGGGCTTACCCGATCTTTACTTAAcactcgactttttttttgaaaatcagtaaaaaaaatctcgtgcAACGGAGGCTATATatgatttttgataatttcttattttagTAGTTCACAAAAGCATAACCAGGTATGTGAAAACTGAAGACAATACAACAGATTAAAAACCACGACTACGACATCACCGATGATACGCTGtatctatacctatatgatAAGAACACTTCAATTATCTGTAATATTTCTAATCTGTTAATAATTTCACTGGATATCCGTCGATGATATCTGGCGAATTCAAAAACACCTCTCAATTCATTAGAGTATCAACACATCATGTTCATGAAATTGAATTCGCAGTGTTATGTAATATTAAAAAAGCATTACTTGATAAGGCACAAAAGTATTTATTCTCTAGTATAAAATCTTGTACGTCTTGAAACCTTGGAATCGCAATAAATCGGACCATTGAGCGAGTAATGTAGAAATTACGGAATTCTGCCTTGTCACGTTAGAAAAATGTGAGTAAAAATCAACGGGTACATTAGCTCGATCAGAAAATCAGCTTTGTTGCCTATTTGTTGTACTTGTAAAAACCTTCTCCAGATTTGATGCCCAGTTTTCCTTCCTTTACCAGTTTGTTGAGTGTTTCAGTAGGTTTGAATACTGGGTTATCAGGAAATTTCTTGTGCCATCCTgcgattaaaataaattccacAAAGTTGTAATACAATAATTAAGGTGCAGAATTGTGGTATCTtgggaaaaaagaaccaaaaagaaaCTACACCCACCATCAATGATGGACTTAGTAGTATCGTGGCCAACAAAATCTGCAAGTTCAATTGGGCCCATTGGATGTCCAGCTCCTAATTTCATTGCTAGATCAATGTCTCGTGCACTTGCGTCTCCTATTTAACATGTGTACAATAGCTATTCGTATGGCATATTTTTTACTATCATCTAATTTGAGTTGATGAGATAAATTGATtggaagaattaaaaataaaccaGACTTAGATACAAAGATACATGCCACGCTCTAGAAGACGTACAGCTTCGGCTAGGTAAGGAACAAGTAGTCGATTTACAACAAATCCCGGTGTATCTTTGCAAGTAATACAAGTTTTGCCCACGGCATTGCCCCAGGTCATTAAAACATTGTATGTATCATCCGATGTCTCTGGAATTCGAATTAcctgtaattaattatatcatgAAATTTCCTATGATTATATCCACGGACAAGAAAAAGACTCAAAAATACCTCAAGCAACTTCATTATAGGTACAGGATTGAAGAAATGAAGACCAGCAAATTTTTCCTGGCGGTTAGTAACTGATGCAATCTCGGCAATTGATAGCGAGGATGTATTGCTGGCAAAGATTGTGGATTCCGGGGCAATCTGGAATCAGACATACTTTTATCAAACCTTCACAATATACTGGAGACACATCAACATCATGCGAAAACCGCTCACATCTTTACAAATATATCACCTCCAAAAACAATTACTAAACAACTAGTTGTGAATAGGTAATGAAGCATCGGCGATCACACTGTCTTGTTTAACCCAGGAATTCCAAAAACTCTTACatctaaaatttttctgtATCTTGTTGGATTTGTCAGTAATTTCTAAGTATCATTTTGAATGCCCAACTCTGTAAAAGCTCATTTCAGTTGAAGTTCCAACTCACATTGTCGATGCTGGAAAAAAGCTCATGTTTTGCTACAATGTTTTCCACAATTGCCTCAATCACAAGGTCTGTATTTTTAACGGCCTCTTGAAGGTCTGTGCTCATTTCAATACAAGCTAATGCAGCCTGTACCATCTGCTCACCGTCTGCAGGATTATCCTATAAAAGTGAGTCAATAATTACATGAAACTAGTTACAGCAGGTGCAACGAGTTattcgaggaaaaatttatttttgtgaaTTCTTATCCTTGTTTAGTTCAGCTTGATCTTTAGCTTACctggtataatttttttgcaatacGTTTCAAATTCTTCTGTATACTTTCGTCTGCTTTCTTTAAGACATCAGTATTCAAATCTACTAATGTGACTTTCTGTCCGGCTTGTGCAGTTACCTGTTATATTGAAATCAGTTCCATTACAATAAATTTAAGGCTACTGAGATTACTATCCTAAATAACAtggcaaaataatttcaagtcACTTGTTATTGTTGTCCTGGTAAGCATAAAAAATGGGCACCCTTGTTGGTGGATACAATTCAGTGATGTAATTGAACAATCGatgaattctaatttttcaacatacCTGAGCGATCCCCGCACCCATGAGGCCACCTCCAACAACAGTGACATGCTTGATGACATTATTCAATGATCTGGACGCCGCAATTCCTCTGCGTATGATTGAAAATGGTAAgatcatttttgaattcgcgaaataaaatatcatagTTTGATATTGAAAGACAGTGTCAGTCTGGTGTCAGCCTTTAACTGGTTTTTACTCTGCCACGCGACTACACTGAACTACACGAAGTACTTCACACGCGCTCGTCATCGGTTCAACCGCGAACAAGATGTTTCGTTCGGTTATCATAGGAAAGTTTCGTGCAGATACGTGTAGCTCAACGCGTGTAGATGGGGAGCGAGGAGCATTGCAGCCTATTGCAGCACTGATCTCTACATACCATACAATCACTGAAGATCCTATAACCAGATTTTAGATTGCTTGCTTTGGTTAGTTTTGGTCAGTTTGGTTCTGAAGGTGCGCAACTCCACGGCGAGTAATTcagaaattgttgaaaaagcAATGGTGAATGTTATGAAAGGAATTTTAGTTGAATGGTACGTAAGAAATACAAAACGAACTATACGCATCTTTTTGACGTAGTTACTgcttcagttttattttattccaaaatGACGAACATACTATAACCCCTATTCGATGTAATCTAAATCTCTGGATATATTAAATTGCTTGTTTAGATCTGTCTCAGAaatatcgaatttatttttacaccacCTCTGAATTGCGAATACATTATCTGTCCATACATTGACTGCATCTTTAtacttctgaaaaaaaaagttaaccTTGCCGTTAATAAACGAATTACAGCATTCTGCCATTCTTGTACCTcagaaataaatcattgtgttgcataataaaatttgatctTCAAGTTAGATTTACCTGGGCAGTTTCGGACATTTGGGCTATTGTCTCGGGTTCATTTTCGCCATGCTTTGCAACTTCATTTTGTAGTTGACTCTCCTTTCTCTGCAGCATGGTTATCTCttgcattattttttgtcttgcTATAGTATCTTCCTTTCCTGTCTGAATTTCATGAAtatgatcaaattttcatcacatAGATCGAAATATACCGAAGCTTAGTAACACATGAACCCTTTGGTTACACTCATCCCTAATGTATTCATGTTAAACACTGGTGCAAATTTTCATCCTGTAACTTAGACTGCTTCTAGCTTCACCTCAGAAGAAACAACTTTGTATGTTTATTCAAATGACTGAGAAAAGTGTAGCAAATCATATGGGATGTAGTATGTATAACATCGAAAAACATCATTTAATTTTGCATGCATTCCTGtgctcctctccttttttgcCTTTATGTAAACTGGTACAAATCTGCACCTGTGTTTAATTGAAATCTTGATAATCAAGTCTGGTTACTTTTTCGTTCAGAATTTCCTGATGGATTTTTGCCAGTTTAATTTCAAGTTCAAGCAAATTTTGAGTGAtatcctctatttttttctcatttgctTTAATACTTTTTCTGGAAATAATCACAACGGTTTGTGAATTGATATGTGTTAGGACATTTAAGTATAGATCACACTGCCAACTTTTATGTGCTCAAATTTACTTCATAAATTACCCAGGAAATGACCAGAAATAAATAGAGGTTCCAATTTTGGCCGTATCAATTAGTCCGTCATCAACCAAAGTTTGTGTAATATCTTTGACAGATTGAGCCACGATACCCTTTTCTTTTGgagcaattttttccaaatccttTAGCTGATagaattcctttttctcataAAACAGTTGAAGCATTTTAACACGCTTCTCATCGGCAGATAATCCTTTGCGCTTGGACATATTATTCCCTAGATGCATAGAATATTATCAAATGTCAACCAGTGTGTCTCACAATTAATCTTTGTTCTAAATCCAACAGTGATGCTGCTATGAAACAATTTCTTTTGCATCTCGACGAAACTTTTGCCTTGGgccgaaaattcatcattcaAGACCTCGACGAACGCCACCTGTTTATATCTGCGGATATTTTGGAAACATTACAAGCAAAAGTCGATGATCTTATGGATCAAATTTCTTTCCCACTAGCAGATAAAggcttgtaaaaaaattaattgaacaggCAGAGAATTGTGGAAGAATCTAGTGCAGTATAGCTTCATGTGAGAACATGGCTGCGAGAGAGTCGGGTAGAATAAAAGATGCAAATCAGAAAAGAATTTTGGACGATGTGGTACGAAAACGAAGGCAGAGGAAGGCTTTGGAAGCCCTTGAACAGGATAATTTTCACGATGATCCCCATGCAGATTTGggtaatatatttttgataataTATATGAGCTGTAGTTAGGAGACATCGAATGTGGACCGTGTAAACATTGTTCCCTATATTCGGTTTTCAGTCATGAGCAAAAAAGTACCAAAATTCCAAGAAGCATTGGAGAGCCGCAGtgtaagtagaaaaaaaaagacaaaatcaGCTGAATATTACAAGCAAAGATTTCGCAAAACCTTCTCGCAATTAGTAGAAGAAGACCACAACTACAATCCATCACCACCTAATTATAGTTCAGCTCAATCACAGCCCTCCCGATTTCCAGACAGACACTTTTGTGCTGTTTGTGGATTTCCATGCAGTTACACCTGCATCCCATGTGGCACGAGGTACTGCTGTATTAAATGTTTGGGAACTCATCTAGACACAAGGTGTTTAAAATGGACAGCTTAAAACGTGATTTCGTATTATAATCTGCTTATTCATATTGAACAGTAAAATAAATGTGTGAATGTCATTGTTTGATCAAATATGAGAATAAAGTAACTGGACTGTATGTTTAActttatgtacatgtattaaAAACCCATCCATAAGGATCGaatattcatttgattttaatgAGTTAAGCTAATATAAATCGCTTGACAAATTAGACACCCAAGCGGATATCATTTCAGTCATTGTAATGTGATCACTACTAGATTTTTGAGTCAATCGTTGAAATATGCTTTCACCATTGGTTTTGTAGCTCAATCTTTTGAATAACTTATAACACAAATTTGGTTATTGTAACTTATACGGCAAATCAACTTACGTGTGTATCGAGGGCAATGACCAGCAGTAACAAGGACAAAGTTACGAGGTTAGTTTTTCGAATGTGACAGTAACAGGAAAATATCGCTCTTCGATTGGAGGCGGGGACGGACACGATTGCAGTGTCAGATGTATACTATCAtatcaacaaaataaaacactTCATATATCTGGCCCTCAGTAAACCGTGAAGATGGGATTAATATAGTTAGCCAAAGGATTAATCCAACGATTAATCCATGTTTCACCACAGAGGTTTCGATACTACTTTCCGTTTGCGGAGTCATAAATTGGAGTCAACATTTGCGGGAGAAACTGCCAACCATAGACTTTGTCTATGCTGCCACAAACGAACTTAACCCTgtaccaacgaattcagacttcccttacctatcTACACTCGAAACTTGTACAATCAGAGGCTATATGCATTCAATAAATTCGTTGATGAGCATCACTccaaaatatttcgaacttCGAATCTTCGTTCACGAATTATTCGTGATTCGGGTGTCTCATTTTTGATGAGTTTTCTGGTATTTTGAGTGGTGTTTCCGTTTCAAGTGCCTGCACGTAGTCTCTATTGATTTTTATGATGCTTAGATTATGAACTGGAATATGCAATGGACCATGGGAAGTATATGTTACAGATCTTTCGATCTTTTAGCGTAGCTGATGACTTTTTACGATTGAAGAAAGTAATCAGAAACTTTTTGAAACGATTCTCGAAGGATTGCGTGATTGAAGAATAACATTAAACTTCATAGCGTTTTTCAGAGcgcggacgtacgtacgtaccacttTGTTGagaatgataaatattttacagtCAATATAACAGTTCATAAAATATAAGTTGAATAAATAACCGTGATGattcttgaaaatatatatatttcacaatAGGCAAAACTATTATGATAAAAGTAGATAATCGAGAGGAAGAGAGGGCCAAAGGAAATATGAAACAAGCAATTAGTATACAGATAATCCTTTGCTTAATATTGAAACAGCAAAAGAACGCTCTTAGTACAAGAATTTTTGTTCTAAAACAAActggatgaatttgaaatccaattttttgtAATGTGT contains these protein-coding regions:
- the LOC105687554 gene encoding inositol polyphosphate multikinase isoform X3; this translates as MDVPHQLVMSQEGPGRSCWRNRPTKFECQISSPSIEYELPYGMTPLESQVGGHAFSESSGTIGMLKSRDGLIYKPIEKPLLGEREITFYERLQESTDSSIHELREYTPQYYGTKELKLGNKSVKFLILEDLTAGMSEPCVMDVKIGKQTWDPLAGPAKRAGEEKKYAKCKENYGFCIPGFQVYRLSTGFIKKYSKDYGKKLDKEMVVEAMELFLNANPGQPPCRKLIVQLLSTLWKILAFFRLQTKLRFYASSVLLAYDAKRLRQYSSRTIQKPSINIGLLGLNNNLKISSIARSSSLKLNVQPSGSSATPAISPIFMRRNNTKLIKRSQSLKRNDSLRRSESFHPPPSPNFSGESSLIRNNSCGKGMNIVIEKLCRTHSYTNNFDKDIIKIKEDYAILLDELTMTPEEKQNWVRVNMIDFAHVFPADSDTLDLNYLEGIKNLIVLLEGFLSPE
- the LOC105687555 gene encoding hydroxyacyl-coenzyme A dehydrogenase, mitochondrial-like is translated as MIFYFANSKMILPFSIIRRGIAASRSLNNVIKHVTVVGGGLMGAGIAQVTAQAGQKVTLVDLNTDVLKKADESIQKNLKRIAKKLYQDNPADGEQMVQAALACIEMSTDLQEAVKNTDLVIEAIVENIVAKHELFSSIDNIAPESTIFASNTSSLSIAEIASVTNRQEKFAGLHFFNPVPIMKLLEVIRIPETSDDTYNVLMTWGNAVGKTCITCKDTPGFVVNRLLVPYLAEAVRLLERGDASARDIDLAMKLGAGHPMGPIELADFVGHDTTKSIIDGWHKKFPDNPVFKPTETLNKLVKEGKLGIKSGEGFYKYNK
- the LOC105687559 gene encoding general transcription factor IIH subunit 5 codes for the protein MVNVMKGILVECDAAMKQFLLHLDETFALGRKFIIQDLDERHLFISADILETLQAKVDDLMDQISFPLADKGL
- the LOC105687556 gene encoding meiotic nuclear division protein 1 homolog isoform X1; protein product: MHLGNNMSKRKGLSADEKRVKMLQLFYEKKEFYQLKDLEKIAPKEKGIVAQSVKDITQTLVDDGLIDTAKIGTSIYFWSFPGKSIKANEKKIEDITQNLLELEIKLAKIHQEILNEKTGKEDTIARQKIMQEITMLQRKESQLQNEVAKHGENEPETIAQMSETAQKYKDAVNVWTDNVFAIQRWCKNKFDISETDLNKQFNISRDLDYIE
- the LOC105687556 gene encoding meiotic nuclear division protein 1 homolog isoform X2 codes for the protein MSKRKGLSADEKRVKMLQLFYEKKEFYQLKDLEKIAPKEKGIVAQSVKDITQTLVDDGLIDTAKIGTSIYFWSFPGKSIKANEKKIEDITQNLLELEIKLAKIHQEILNEKTGKEDTIARQKIMQEITMLQRKESQLQNEVAKHGENEPETIAQMSETAQKYKDAVNVWTDNVFAIQRWCKNKFDISETDLNKQFNISRDLDYIE
- the LOC105687558 gene encoding zinc finger HIT domain-containing protein 1 encodes the protein MAARESGRIKDANQKRILDDVVRKRRQRKALEALEQDNFHDDPHADLVMSKKVPKFQEALESRSVSRKKKTKSAEYYKQRFRKTFSQLVEEDHNYNPSPPNYSSAQSQPSRFPDRHFCAVCGFPCSYTCIPCGTRYCCIKCLGTHLDTRCLKWTA